One genomic region from Paludisphaera rhizosphaerae encodes:
- a CDS encoding ParB N-terminal domain-containing protein, which translates to MAEKRWAAYGRPENGVAALLGVVEAEAEKPAIKAAMSTFGVSWRGVYSVRVLGSEEPAAFVDARKPGESRPWDGSDLEPHALSLRYPGMGDAAYKDLLESVQSVGAKEDIVLFEGKILDGRHRYKAYREVGVPFNVREWTPEEWGDPLKFVKAKNQARRDLTVGQRAALAVEDRDKDAGKGRETRQSNLKTGVESPDPRRFKNESSGGRATENVAKAHGVSVGYVHEVGKIREASPETFEQLKRGEVSIPEAREKLGLAKPKKPKPEPDPVPSDSGLVTVNGERKYDEGVERARAAGVIPAGVAVTVEDPGDEAGDVIQAVREEQAEEAAKVDDLTDDEWIARLPLASVLTGVSLTRFRMDALFFRAFEQKMRGSLKAFYGKAAKAYYKGSFRGVVGYGIERLLRVEPPDRWRKCPPTDKGGCDGKGTVPIVGECGLCHGRGYLSK; encoded by the coding sequence ATGGCTGAGAAGCGATGGGCTGCGTACGGGAGGCCAGAGAACGGCGTTGCAGCGTTGCTGGGCGTCGTCGAAGCGGAGGCCGAGAAACCAGCGATCAAGGCGGCGATGTCGACGTTCGGCGTTTCGTGGCGGGGGGTGTATTCCGTGCGAGTTCTGGGCAGCGAAGAACCTGCGGCGTTCGTGGATGCGAGGAAGCCGGGAGAGTCTCGGCCGTGGGATGGATCCGACCTGGAGCCGCATGCGCTGTCTCTGCGTTATCCAGGCATGGGAGACGCAGCGTACAAAGACCTTCTGGAGAGCGTGCAAAGCGTTGGGGCCAAGGAGGACATTGTTCTGTTTGAAGGGAAGATTCTCGACGGACGGCATCGCTACAAAGCCTATCGTGAGGTGGGCGTGCCGTTTAACGTTCGCGAATGGACTCCGGAAGAATGGGGCGACCCTCTCAAATTCGTTAAGGCTAAGAACCAAGCTCGACGCGACCTGACAGTTGGGCAGCGTGCGGCGCTGGCGGTCGAGGACAGGGATAAGGACGCTGGCAAGGGCAGGGAAACAAGGCAGTCCAACCTCAAGACGGGTGTGGAGTCGCCAGATCCCCGAAGATTCAAAAATGAATCATCGGGAGGAAGGGCGACCGAGAACGTGGCGAAGGCTCACGGAGTCAGCGTCGGGTACGTCCACGAAGTGGGCAAGATCAGGGAAGCATCGCCGGAGACGTTCGAGCAGTTGAAGCGGGGAGAGGTCAGCATCCCGGAGGCAAGGGAAAAGCTCGGCCTTGCCAAGCCGAAGAAGCCCAAGCCGGAGCCGGATCCGGTTCCGTCTGATTCCGGACTCGTCACCGTCAACGGCGAACGCAAGTACGACGAAGGCGTTGAGCGTGCGAGAGCGGCTGGTGTGATCCCGGCCGGCGTCGCCGTCACCGTCGAAGATCCCGGCGACGAAGCCGGAGACGTTATCCAGGCCGTTCGCGAGGAACAGGCTGAGGAAGCGGCGAAGGTCGACGACCTGACCGACGACGAATGGATTGCACGTCTGCCGCTGGCGTCGGTTCTCACGGGCGTCTCGCTGACGCGGTTCCGGATGGACGCGCTGTTCTTCCGGGCCTTCGAGCAAAAGATGCGGGGGTCGCTCAAGGCGTTCTACGGCAAGGCGGCGAAGGCTTATTACAAGGGCTCGTTCCGTGGCGTCGTCGGCTACGGCATCGAGCGGCTGCTTAGGGTTGAGCCTCCCGACCGCTGGCGGAAGTGCCCGCCCACGGACAAGGGCGGGTGCGATGGCAAGGGGACGGTGCCCATCGTCGGCGAGTGCGGCCTGTGCCATGGAAGGGGGTATCTGTCCAAATGA
- a CDS encoding helix-turn-helix domain-containing protein, producing the protein MEKKRGKPPKDVPPAKGSLTSVSVAKINKLMDVHRLTQDELAKVAGVHQTSVSKILLRTRRPYADQLAAFARVLGTTVDWILDDTKSLPDPDKAVSIDDYVKSLVSAGFHPASASQLAIRIFGIQPTASEIDRN; encoded by the coding sequence GTGGAGAAGAAGCGCGGAAAGCCACCCAAAGACGTCCCCCCGGCGAAGGGCTCACTAACCAGTGTTTCAGTAGCTAAGATCAACAAATTAATGGATGTACATCGTCTTACACAAGATGAATTGGCAAAGGTCGCCGGGGTTCACCAGACCAGCGTCAGCAAAATACTTCTCAGAACGCGACGCCCCTATGCCGACCAATTGGCCGCATTCGCTAGGGTTCTTGGCACAACCGTCGACTGGATTCTCGACGACACGAAATCGCTTCCCGATCCAGATAAGGCCGTCAGCATCGACGACTATGTTAAGTCGCTGGTCTCGGCAGGGTTTCATCCTGCTTCAGCTTCACAACTCGCGATTCGGATTTTCGGCATTCAACCTACCGCCTCGGAGATCGATCGGAATTGA
- a CDS encoding tyrosine-type recombinase/integrase translates to MAKRHPKYQLHKASGQAVVRLGTHDFYLGKHGSPESYAAYDRHIIEWLANGRRVPTSSGTLEVSTLIRGFLEHVRGEYRSNEPELVKAALKPLYELYGDTAAAEFGPVALKIVRERIRANGHVRTQVNKRVRIIVRAFRWAVSNEMLPASVWESLRSVESLRKGKPGTREGKTVQPVDDADVDAVLPHVSRQIAAMIQVQRHTGARPGEVCAMRSCDVDASGEVWIYRPPSHKTDHLGHGRAVFIGPMAQKALGSFLRGSDAAYVFSPRDAETERMAGLRAVRKSKVQPSQVDRSRVDRIGRLSDHYTDASYRQAVERGIAKANEQRTAAGLEPVRRWTPNQLRHATATRIRRELGLEVAQVVLGHSTLTTTQVYAKRAEDKARDAMGRMG, encoded by the coding sequence ATGGCGAAACGGCACCCGAAATACCAACTGCACAAGGCGTCGGGGCAAGCGGTCGTCAGGCTGGGCACGCACGATTTCTATCTCGGCAAGCACGGCTCTCCCGAGAGCTACGCGGCCTATGACCGGCACATCATCGAGTGGCTGGCCAACGGCCGGAGGGTTCCGACCAGCAGCGGGACGCTCGAAGTCTCCACGCTTATCCGGGGATTCCTGGAGCATGTGCGGGGGGAGTATCGGTCGAACGAGCCGGAGCTAGTCAAGGCGGCGCTCAAGCCGCTGTATGAGCTTTACGGCGACACGGCTGCGGCCGAGTTCGGACCCGTCGCGTTGAAGATCGTGCGCGAGCGGATTCGAGCGAATGGGCACGTGCGAACGCAGGTGAACAAGCGGGTTCGCATCATCGTGCGTGCGTTTCGGTGGGCGGTGTCGAACGAGATGCTGCCGGCATCCGTCTGGGAATCGTTGCGGTCGGTCGAGTCGCTGCGGAAGGGCAAGCCGGGCACGCGCGAGGGCAAGACGGTGCAACCCGTCGACGACGCCGACGTTGACGCGGTGTTGCCGCATGTCTCCCGTCAGATCGCGGCCATGATCCAGGTGCAGCGCCACACTGGAGCGCGGCCGGGTGAAGTCTGCGCCATGCGATCCTGCGACGTCGACGCGTCGGGTGAGGTCTGGATCTACCGCCCGCCCTCGCACAAGACCGACCACCTAGGCCATGGACGCGCTGTGTTCATCGGTCCCATGGCGCAGAAAGCTCTAGGATCGTTTCTGCGGGGCTCTGACGCTGCCTACGTCTTCTCGCCTAGGGATGCTGAGACGGAGCGTATGGCGGGGTTGAGGGCAGTGCGCAAGAGCAAGGTGCAGCCGTCGCAGGTGGACCGGAGCCGAGTCGACAGAATTGGACGGCTCTCCGACCACTACACGGACGCGAGCTATCGCCAAGCCGTTGAGCGTGGGATTGCCAAGGCCAATGAACAGCGGACGGCGGCGGGTTTGGAACCTGTCCGCAGGTGGACGCCCAATCAACTCCGGCACGCAACCGCGACGCGGATACGTCGCGAGCTAGGGCTTGAAGTCGCTCAAGTCGTGCTGGGGCACTCGACGCTGACGACGACGCAGGTTTATGCGAAGCGTGCGGAGGACAAGGCGCGCGACGCCATGGGGCGGATGGGGTGA
- a CDS encoding site-specific DNA-methyltransferase, which yields MRNDTEREIGPAAHVPLPGQTTFLGSHLFARADALHLPLPDASVDLVLGSPPYVDARLYLEDGKDLGIARDQYQWVAWMLDITREALRVTRGAVIWVCAGKTEDRNYWPACEGLLWEAHKAGILSETPVYWHRNGVPGSGGSQWFRKDVEYCLAFKRTEVLAWSDNTACGHAPKWASGGECSNRLSDGSRRNQWGGSANSGRSRRRNGSRQTPGRPSHRIPTPGYASPDISNPGNAVVTAEDAFNAEREAVSSFVRTLTGGGHMGHAIAHENEAPFPEDLAEFFLRSLCPPNGLVLDPFSGSGTTVAVAERLDRRGIGLDLRMSQCRLGTVRVERPHKPVVKASKADAEPRPLFSQLGDVV from the coding sequence ATGAGGAACGACACAGAGCGTGAGATCGGGCCGGCGGCTCACGTGCCGTTGCCTGGGCAGACGACGTTTCTCGGATCTCACCTATTCGCTAGGGCCGATGCGTTGCATCTGCCGTTGCCAGACGCCAGCGTTGATCTGGTGTTGGGTTCGCCTCCGTACGTCGACGCTCGGCTCTATCTGGAGGACGGTAAGGATCTGGGCATCGCTCGCGATCAATACCAGTGGGTGGCGTGGATGCTCGACATAACGCGAGAGGCGTTGCGAGTCACGCGAGGGGCTGTGATCTGGGTGTGTGCCGGCAAGACGGAGGATCGCAATTACTGGCCGGCGTGCGAGGGGCTGCTGTGGGAGGCTCATAAGGCCGGAATCCTCAGCGAGACGCCGGTTTACTGGCATCGCAACGGCGTACCCGGCAGCGGCGGCAGCCAGTGGTTCAGGAAGGACGTTGAATACTGTCTGGCGTTCAAGCGGACTGAGGTCCTCGCGTGGAGCGACAACACGGCATGTGGCCACGCTCCGAAGTGGGCCAGCGGCGGCGAGTGCTCAAACCGGCTGTCGGACGGGAGCCGGCGTAACCAGTGGGGAGGATCGGCGAACTCGGGCCGGAGCCGTCGCCGAAACGGCTCACGCCAGACGCCTGGGCGACCCTCGCACCGGATCCCGACGCCTGGGTACGCGTCTCCGGATATCTCCAATCCTGGGAACGCCGTCGTTACCGCTGAAGACGCGTTCAACGCCGAGCGTGAGGCTGTCTCATCGTTCGTGCGGACGCTGACGGGCGGCGGGCACATGGGCCACGCTATTGCCCATGAGAATGAAGCTCCGTTTCCGGAGGACCTGGCTGAGTTCTTCCTGCGGAGCCTGTGCCCGCCGAATGGGCTTGTGCTCGATCCGTTCAGCGGCTCGGGAACGACGGTTGCAGTCGCTGAGCGGCTAGACAGGCGCGGCATCGGGCTGGACCTTCGGATGAGTCAATGCCGGCTGGGGACGGTTCGTGTGGAGCGACCGCACAAGCCGGTGGTCAAGGCGTCGAAAGCCGACGCCGAACCACGGCCGTTGTTCAGCCAATTAGGGGACGTGGTGTAA
- a CDS encoding bifunctional DNA primase/polymerase yields the protein MTPADVAKAKEYAELYRMRGFNPLPSRVDDKRPMIRFAHMWDGPQLPAAEFDAWETSNLQVMTGRAWGLLVIDLDGAEAVERWATMGKTPRTWISHSGGGGRHLWFRIARTGPALPKAFIWKGEGGHSGIERLCDRSLIMAPPSIHPKTGRRYTWLDRWNSPETGRGGIPMPAQCPQWVLSLAPAAPEPTATPALVRPTSRAPMPNGVDELIARIDIPTLVRSWGVRTVGKPRASSGWLPCHAVGRVDEKPSAAIHSTAGVYVDSGTGLRMGLLDLGVSLGVYSDRSAAVADLRSRYG from the coding sequence ATGACGCCGGCCGACGTCGCCAAGGCGAAAGAGTACGCCGAGCTATACCGGATGCGAGGGTTCAATCCCTTGCCGTCGCGGGTGGACGATAAGCGGCCGATGATCAGGTTCGCCCACATGTGGGACGGGCCGCAGTTGCCGGCTGCCGAGTTTGACGCGTGGGAGACGTCGAACCTACAGGTTATGACCGGCCGCGCGTGGGGGCTTTTGGTCATCGACCTGGACGGAGCCGAAGCCGTCGAACGCTGGGCGACCATGGGCAAGACCCCTCGCACGTGGATCTCGCACAGCGGCGGCGGCGGTCGGCATCTGTGGTTCCGGATCGCGAGGACAGGGCCGGCATTGCCGAAGGCGTTCATCTGGAAGGGGGAAGGCGGTCATTCCGGCATCGAGCGGCTATGCGATCGGTCGCTGATCATGGCACCGCCTTCGATCCACCCTAAGACCGGCCGTCGCTACACGTGGCTGGATCGCTGGAACTCTCCGGAGACGGGGCGAGGCGGGATCCCGATGCCGGCCCAATGCCCGCAATGGGTTCTGAGTCTCGCGCCTGCGGCTCCCGAGCCAACGGCGACGCCGGCGCTCGTGCGGCCGACGTCAAGGGCTCCGATGCCGAACGGCGTCGACGAACTCATTGCACGCATCGACATTCCAACGCTCGTCCGATCGTGGGGCGTCCGCACCGTGGGCAAGCCTCGCGCGTCGTCGGGTTGGCTGCCTTGTCACGCGGTTGGACGCGTGGACGAAAAGCCGTCTGCCGCGATTCATTCGACGGCTGGTGTATACGTGGATTCTGGTACAGGTTTGAGGATGGGACTGCTCGATCTGGGTGTGTCCCTGGGCGTCTACAGCGACCGCAGTGCGGCGGTTGCGGATCTAAGGAGTCGTTATGGCTGA
- a CDS encoding zinc ribbon domain-containing protein: MSVRVRCTKCQSAFLASELPGSVVACPKCGAKLKLPGATKPEPTLPRIVPVRDEAPDEATSVFRPSPEARERKSSRRKLWLAALGLLLLAGVSAFLVLWPRFQKKKTNDPVERVAQAYLQALVDHDAEAQKRLGVVEDPPAISGYFDASRDKSKSRTLRGPFAPIAALHRKIDGEFAYDSSIRRFTPRNPLGAAGETLDALHEAKADAKKSGVYEKMASGDPNDIFEAAEGFGKVFEQLAEGALAPKKILPTYKMLVEDAKPPLPAEPKTLALDVGESPPTWEALLKRPFFNLKADGPFIYDRAVVVARATDELGSPGDPPVPLRLTLVRFRLEGIDTAWRVVEARRILPEPAPTSESIDHEPSPSAPILRSPGEHAPSAPPAS, encoded by the coding sequence ATGAGCGTCCGAGTCCGTTGCACGAAGTGCCAGTCCGCCTTCCTCGCTTCTGAACTCCCGGGGAGCGTCGTCGCCTGCCCCAAGTGCGGAGCCAAGCTCAAATTGCCCGGCGCGACGAAGCCCGAGCCCACACTTCCTCGTATCGTCCCCGTCCGAGACGAAGCCCCGGATGAGGCGACGTCCGTCTTCCGACCCTCGCCCGAGGCCCGCGAACGAAAATCGTCTCGTCGCAAACTCTGGTTGGCCGCGCTGGGGCTGCTCCTGCTGGCGGGCGTTTCGGCGTTCCTCGTTCTTTGGCCGAGGTTCCAAAAGAAAAAGACCAACGACCCCGTCGAACGCGTCGCCCAGGCGTATCTCCAGGCCCTCGTCGACCACGACGCAGAGGCTCAGAAGCGACTGGGGGTCGTCGAGGACCCTCCCGCCATCAGCGGCTACTTCGACGCCTCCCGCGACAAATCCAAGAGTCGCACGCTCCGGGGGCCGTTCGCGCCGATCGCTGCCCTCCACCGCAAGATCGACGGCGAGTTCGCCTACGATTCGTCGATCCGTCGTTTTACGCCTCGAAACCCGCTCGGCGCGGCTGGCGAGACTCTCGACGCTCTCCACGAAGCCAAGGCCGACGCCAAGAAGTCCGGCGTTTACGAGAAGATGGCCAGCGGCGATCCAAACGACATCTTCGAAGCTGCCGAGGGGTTCGGAAAGGTCTTCGAGCAATTGGCCGAGGGGGCGCTCGCTCCGAAGAAAATCCTCCCCACCTACAAGATGCTCGTCGAGGACGCCAAACCCCCTCTGCCGGCCGAGCCGAAAACGTTGGCATTGGACGTCGGGGAGTCTCCCCCGACCTGGGAGGCGCTCCTGAAGCGGCCTTTCTTCAACCTCAAGGCCGATGGCCCGTTCATCTACGATCGCGCCGTGGTCGTCGCCCGGGCGACCGATGAACTGGGATCTCCCGGAGATCCTCCCGTCCCGTTGCGGCTCACGCTCGTACGTTTCCGCCTTGAGGGAATCGACACCGCCTGGCGTGTCGTCGAGGCTCGCCGGATTCTCCCTGAGCCGGCCCCGACCTCTGAGTCGATCGACCACGAGCCTTCGCCCTCGGCGCCGATTCTCAGATCCCCCGGCGAACATGCTCCCAGCGCCCCTCCCGCTTCTTGA
- a CDS encoding Rad52/Rad22 family DNA repair protein, with amino-acid sequence MSDETSAGGLPAVVPPPVVSRQAVEDQAKAIKMEFFAKLAFPFDPEQVKTRKQGNIELAYVTARTVMNRLDEVAGPWGWEDRYERHDNAWLCRLTLWLPDGSTLTKEGIGGESRNMQDSSDVEKSGESDAFKRAAVKFGIGRYLYDDGVPKWIRERFHRGKGGAK; translated from the coding sequence ATGAGCGATGAAACGTCGGCCGGAGGTCTGCCGGCTGTGGTTCCGCCTCCGGTCGTCAGCAGGCAGGCTGTGGAAGACCAGGCGAAGGCGATCAAGATGGAGTTCTTCGCCAAGCTGGCTTTCCCTTTCGACCCGGAGCAAGTCAAGACCCGTAAGCAGGGCAACATCGAACTCGCGTACGTGACGGCTCGCACGGTCATGAACCGGCTTGATGAAGTCGCGGGGCCTTGGGGCTGGGAAGACAGGTACGAACGCCACGACAACGCGTGGCTCTGCCGTCTCACGCTCTGGCTTCCGGACGGCTCGACGCTGACCAAGGAAGGCATCGGCGGCGAGAGCCGCAACATGCAAGACTCATCCGACGTCGAGAAGTCGGGAGAGTCTGACGCCTTCAAGCGAGCGGCCGTCAAGTTCGGCATCGGCCGTTACCTGTACGACGACGGCGTTCCCAAGTGGATTCGGGAGCGATTCCACCGGGGCAAGGGCGGTGCCAAATGA
- a CDS encoding ubiquitin family protein — protein sequence MGTKANERQTPIALPPETIRELHRAALTLQPYVEREGRELTKGPMLGYVARWFLAQPLAEQLRITLDGKRIADAETPVDMADDDTLRRVAAEAKAGAKPKAKAKK from the coding sequence ATGGGCACCAAAGCCAACGAACGTCAAACCCCGATCGCCCTGCCGCCGGAAACGATTCGGGAACTCCACCGCGCCGCCCTCACCCTCCAACCGTACGTTGAGCGTGAGGGACGGGAACTTACCAAAGGCCCGATGTTGGGCTACGTCGCACGCTGGTTCCTCGCCCAGCCCCTCGCCGAGCAACTGCGAATCACGCTCGACGGCAAACGGATTGCAGACGCTGAGACGCCGGTCGACATGGCCGACGACGACACGCTGAGGCGGGTTGCCGCCGAAGCGAAAGCCGGAGCCAAGCCGAAGGCAAAGGCGAAGAAGTGA
- a CDS encoding DEAD/DEAH box helicase, whose product MPWKGVSVQMSLLMTPELGPSTLTPRRYQIDAIDAARGCLRKGRSTVIILPTGTGKTVLFALMVRMTIERGGRVLVVAHRSELISQAADTIERVGVIAGIERADSYARSAFEPQCVVASVQTLKGKRLQSWERDYFDLIVIDEAHHAVAPSYERIINWFHKAKLVGVTATPDRADESQIADVFDSVAYEMSIWDAMTAPAPEGPYLCPLRVVRCETEIDLRSLNSRGGDYSTADLEAKIKPLVETLANGIREKIGDRQTIVFTPDCGSASAMATALSSMGLKADYVWGDSADRETKVRAYKDGDIQVLANCMLFTEGFDAPATSAIGLCRPTKSRALYSQMVGRGTRLSPNTGKTDCLLIDFAWLTSSHDLVRPADLFDRTDAKPETLDVMNEMLAEADGDKPIDLVEAAKRAEAEATRREAIRVKAKARESRLKWVSYDASSAAEALGVVLRGSNNAVHDPATAGQTAALTKFGVADADKLSRRRATKMLDVMIGRAQAGLASMKQVSWMIAKGMEPATARRMTRAEASEFLDHAFHRNA is encoded by the coding sequence GTGCCATGGAAGGGGGTATCTGTCCAAATGAGCTTGCTCATGACGCCAGAACTCGGGCCTTCGACGCTCACGCCTCGCCGCTATCAGATTGATGCGATCGACGCCGCACGCGGCTGTCTGAGAAAGGGCAGGTCCACGGTCATCATCCTACCGACAGGCACAGGCAAGACGGTGCTGTTCGCCTTGATGGTGCGAATGACGATCGAGCGTGGAGGCCGAGTTCTGGTCGTCGCGCATCGCTCTGAGTTGATCAGCCAAGCGGCCGACACCATCGAACGCGTCGGCGTCATTGCAGGCATTGAGAGGGCCGACAGCTACGCGCGTTCGGCCTTCGAGCCGCAGTGCGTCGTAGCCAGCGTTCAGACGCTCAAGGGGAAGCGGCTCCAGTCGTGGGAACGGGATTACTTCGACCTGATCGTCATCGATGAAGCTCATCACGCGGTTGCCCCAAGCTACGAACGCATCATCAACTGGTTCCACAAGGCGAAGCTGGTGGGCGTCACCGCGACGCCTGACAGGGCTGATGAAAGCCAGATCGCCGACGTGTTTGACAGCGTCGCCTATGAGATGTCGATCTGGGATGCGATGACGGCTCCGGCTCCGGAAGGTCCTTATCTGTGCCCGTTGCGCGTCGTCAGGTGCGAGACTGAGATTGACCTGCGGTCGCTCAACTCCAGGGGCGGTGACTACAGCACGGCCGACCTGGAAGCGAAGATCAAGCCGCTGGTGGAGACGTTGGCCAACGGCATTCGCGAGAAGATCGGCGACCGGCAAACCATCGTCTTTACTCCCGACTGCGGCTCTGCGTCGGCGATGGCTACGGCGTTGTCGTCGATGGGGTTGAAAGCCGATTACGTCTGGGGAGACTCGGCCGATCGCGAAACCAAGGTGAGGGCGTACAAGGACGGCGATATCCAGGTTCTCGCCAACTGCATGCTCTTTACCGAGGGCTTCGACGCACCGGCGACGTCGGCGATTGGGCTGTGTCGGCCGACGAAGTCTCGGGCTCTTTACAGCCAGATGGTGGGCAGGGGCACGCGGCTGTCGCCGAACACGGGCAAGACCGATTGCCTGCTGATCGACTTCGCATGGTTGACGTCGAGCCATGATCTCGTGCGACCGGCCGACCTGTTCGACAGAACGGATGCGAAGCCGGAAACGCTCGACGTCATGAATGAGATGCTGGCTGAGGCAGACGGCGACAAGCCGATCGACCTTGTCGAAGCCGCGAAGCGTGCCGAAGCCGAAGCGACTCGGCGTGAGGCCATACGCGTCAAGGCGAAGGCTCGGGAATCGCGGCTCAAGTGGGTGAGCTACGATGCGTCGAGTGCGGCGGAAGCTCTGGGCGTCGTCCTGCGGGGAAGCAACAACGCCGTGCATGATCCGGCTACAGCTGGACAGACTGCGGCGCTGACGAAGTTCGGAGTCGCCGACGCCGACAAGCTGAGTCGTCGGCGTGCAACGAAGATGCTCGACGTCATGATCGGCCGGGCACAAGCTGGCCTCGCATCCATGAAGCAAGTTTCGTGGATGATTGCCAAGGGCATGGAGCCGGCGACGGCTCGACGCATGACGCGGGCAGAGGCGTCGGAGTTTCTGGACCACGCGTTCCATCGCAACGCCTAG
- a CDS encoding helix-turn-helix domain-containing protein: MSPIPPLEELLPFSEIAARLGVRIETVHAWRVHRVSPLAAWKLGGQWRTSEAAVQAFMTACTNGVDSAAAPAPTRRRRPQADAEWCEREFRPSKTRGSRS; the protein is encoded by the coding sequence ATGTCGCCAATCCCTCCGCTTGAGGAACTCTTGCCGTTCTCCGAGATCGCGGCGCGGCTCGGCGTGCGGATCGAGACGGTTCACGCGTGGCGTGTCCACCGTGTGTCGCCGCTGGCCGCGTGGAAGCTTGGCGGTCAGTGGCGAACGTCTGAGGCTGCGGTGCAGGCGTTTATGACGGCCTGCACCAACGGCGTGGATTCGGCTGCGGCTCCGGCACCGACTCGGCGTCGCCGTCCGCAGGCTGACGCTGAATGGTGCGAGCGTGAGTTTCGGCCGAGCAAGACCAGGGGCAGCCGGTCATGA
- a CDS encoding pentapeptide repeat-containing protein encodes MSKIVSRWDASKVLFEVDGDIRATVIAAVAAGANLDGANLDGANLYGANLVGARLDGANLVGANLDGANLYGANLVGANLVGANLVGARLDGARLVGAKVSWNSHAMLSEILRRAAGEDVEKLKVAGFIAIQRSWCWDDFLEAGDPSASWALAELAKWIQPDDDHPECLDDYVEKHEPAAVESSA; translated from the coding sequence ATGAGCAAGATCGTGAGCCGGTGGGATGCGTCGAAGGTTCTTTTCGAGGTCGACGGCGACATTCGGGCTACCGTCATTGCGGCGGTTGCTGCCGGGGCCAACCTCGACGGGGCCAACCTCGACGGGGCCAACCTCTACGGGGCCAACCTCGTCGGGGCCAGGCTCGACGGGGCCAACCTCGTCGGGGCCAACCTCGACGGGGCCAACCTCTACGGGGCCAACCTCGTCGGGGCCAACCTCGTCGGGGCCAACCTCGTCGGGGCCAGGCTCGACGGGGCCAGGCTCGTCGGGGCCAAGGTTTCGTGGAATTCCCACGCGATGCTTTCGGAGATTCTCCGGCGGGCTGCTGGCGAAGATGTGGAGAAGCTCAAGGTTGCCGGTTTCATCGCGATTCAGCGGTCGTGGTGTTGGGATGACTTCCTTGAGGCTGGAGACCCATCCGCGTCTTGGGCTCTCGCCGAACTGGCGAAGTGGATTCAGCCGGACGACGATCATCCGGAATGCCTCGATGACTACGTCGAGAAACACGAGCCGGCTGCTGTCGAGTCGTCGGCGTGA
- a CDS encoding carbon storage regulator produces MLVLSRNVGEWFVMELEDGRRINIYVAAADRGKARIGFEAPQSITIHRFEVMQAVDEERERAAAALAESRNTKALGSKGGRR; encoded by the coding sequence ATGCTGGTGCTGAGTCGAAACGTGGGCGAGTGGTTCGTGATGGAGCTTGAAGACGGCAGACGCATCAACATCTACGTTGCGGCTGCCGATCGCGGCAAGGCTCGAATCGGGTTTGAGGCTCCGCAGTCCATCACCATCCACCGATTCGAGGTTATGCAGGCGGTGGACGAAGAACGCGAGCGTGCGGCTGCGGCTTTAGCCGAGTCGCGGAACACGAAGGCACTCGGGAGCAAAGGGGGGCGTCGATGA